The DNA window TGGTGAAAACAGCTGAGCTGccggcaaacaaaaattatatagtGGCTAGTTTTCCCCACGGCATACTTGGGTAAGACAGGTTTACAGATCCTAAGCTTATAAGTTATTATATCATTATTACTCCTCAAGAACTGGAACTTGTATTAACATGAGCTTGGACATTGAAAAGTGGCTGGAGCTCTTTCCCCAAGTGCGACCCAAGATCGCCACCCTGGATCACCATTTCAGGACCCCTTTCTTACGAGATATACTAAGATGGTGGGGCATGGTGTCGGTTTCCAAGGAGTCCTTGGCCTACTTACTGAGCAAATCGAATGATCCCAAGCACAAGGACAATCGAGATGGTTTTACGTCGAATGCGGTGGCCGTGCTGGTGGGTGGAGCCCAGGAGGCCATGGAAACGCATCCTGGAAAGTATATTTTGACCCTGAGGAACAGGAAGGGCTTTGTCAAAATGGCCATTCGAACGGGGTGAGTTTGGAATTCAACTAAAGAGCATCTTAAATTATAATCTTATCCTGATTATAGATCCTCAATTGTGCCCTCGCTGTCCTTTGGCGAGGTGGACATATTCGATCAGGTGGCCAATCCGCCGGATTCCGCTCTGCGTCGCTTCCAAAATGTGGTCAAGAAGTTCACAGGCATTTCGCCGCTTCTGCCCAAGGGTCGAGGTATCTTCAACTACAACTATGGCATACTGCCCCATCGCCGACGTATTGTACAAGTTGGTGAGTCCGAGATACTTTTGTAGACCTCGTTTAACTCTTGCCCCACTAACACCCTTATTATTACAGTTGGTTCCCCCATCGATGTGATAAGAAGCGATAGTCCCGATGCCGACTATGTGGACAAGATCCATGCCCAGGTGATAGAGGCTCTGGAGAAGATGTTCGAGCAGTACAAAGAGGAATACATTTCGGACTGCCAACAAAGCAAGCTGGTCATCCAGTAACTCATATTAATATCCCAACTATTTGTGATTTTCTTTAGAATTTAGGAATCTTTTTAAAACGCAACAgaagattatttttaaagaaagcgttggttttgtttttctcttttattaattaccaattaaatttgttacCTTGTATGTacttatatatacaaaaagaaCAAGGAGCTGGATTCtcgaatttttggaaaaacttaACTTAATTTCGCATTTTGTGCCATATCGTCTCGGGTTTACCAACTATAAGGAATTTGCTCTACGCTAGAAAAGAATCGATAGCACAATTCCCTTCAAaggtacattttttattaaatttagcaACAAATccgttttcaatttcaatttttattagcttttcattcagttttttgtttggtttttgtttgaatttttaaCGCTAAAGCAATAGCAATATTAGAAGGGAAAATTCGGGGAAATATTAAGATTCAATGAGATTACTAGTTACTTGTAGTTGGCTTTAAGATTTACCtacaaatattcaaatattacGAAAAGTATTCGtctaaatatatacttttttgttAGAAAGGAACACTTGGCATAACGTGGATTCTCGATTTGGGATTCTGTTTGGTAATATTACTTTTAATCGATTTTCAATAACAGTTGAGTAAGCCATAGGATGGGTACACCACATATCCCCAAGGTTGTACTCCAGTAAGGTGGTTCTCATACAAGCATAACTGTCGAGCGGACTAGTTTGAGTAATTGCCGTGACTCTGATTATTGTTAGAGGTGGAAAGTTAGCTACCCCATAGCACTCTGATTAGTTGTCCCAAATGTTGCTGCTGAGGCAATACAAAATATGTAATTGGCATAGTTGTCGGATGAACTGCCTACTTATAAGAACATGTCCAAAAACTATCTCACTTTGGTGTTTTTCGCTATAACTCTACTTGATTTATCATTTTAGGTACTAGCCAGGCTGCCGATTGTGGTTCGAGGAAAGCGCATTTGTCGTTTATCTAAATATCTTTTGGTTTTTAGGTCTTGGTTTCAGGCATTTTCGACttgttttgggttttttggtttttttggttttggtttttgctttAAATCAATCCCTGAGTGCATTTTACTTTGCTGGTAATTGCGTAGTTGCTAGTTCAACTGCTGGTGTTGGCTGTGGCTGTCTTTTGGCTCTTCAACTGGTGGTGCGCAGTGGCTTGCGTGTGGTGGCTCTGAGTTCTGATTACTGCCAGCGAGTGCCATAATTGATTCGACTAATTACAATACCTATATATCTCTCACAATTACAAATATATACGCATAGCAGTGACGTGCTATTGGCTTTGATTCTGGGTTTTTGTtcgttaatttttcattttttgagCGCAAACGGTGCATGGAAGATAAAGGGGACGTGTCTCGAGTTGCAAATCTCCTGCGCCTAAACATATCTCATATCAAAGTTGAACATTTAACATTCATTTTGGGTTCGTTAGGTTCTTTATTGGTGTTTCGATTGCTGGGAGGGCCTTACGGTGAGCTCTAGTAAGTATCTACAAAAGGTTTCTCTGCAGGCTCTTCGCCGCCTCATATGCTCTGCTACGATTCGACATCTCCTCCGTGTTCTGTTtcggttttaatttattagttGTGTATATTTGTAGtatatatagttatgtataaatACAATTGAATTATAGTACGTATGTATGTGGGTGTGTATATATCGGGGGTTCAAACTGCATACGCTTTAGCTCTAGTATTAATAcattaataatacaatttgTAATTGCAAAGATAACTAACAATATGTATACTTATTCATTTCTATATACTTTATCCCCTCCGTAATCAAGTACAGTTTATCAATTTCATATTTAGAATAATCTTGTATATCCGTTTATGCAGGTTCTCtaatcaaatttcattttgttcaGCATTGCTAACGtgtttcttttggtttctatTGGTTTCCTAACTCGTTGACGAGTCTCCAACCACCCTACCCACCTCCTACCAATAGTTCAACTTCTATTTATAGCGAATTAACAAGGTTTTGTTCTGCCGATGCCAACTAATTAACTAATTTCCATGCACTTCATAAGAATATTTTACACAATTCTCTGCTTTTGGTTTTGGGGCTGCCGATTTATGTTTTAGCTAATTGGTTTCGAGGGATCGGGCGACTCGGCCACTCccataaaagtatgctacacaATGTTCAACAAAACTTGCGGCAAGTCCATCGACAAACGACAACATCGAAAGGTTTGCGCaagtaaacaaatattacttatcaagaaaacaaaatacgttctataaaatctataaaaacttcacaattgtgtgtgtgtgtgtatgtgtgtatcTATATATAAGTATGTATATGCTATGCTGGCCGCCCGCTGTCCTAGACAGCAACGATGGCCGCCATCTACGATGCAGTCGGCACAGGATTGAAGTAATGCAGGCCATTGGTCTGTAAATAGattaatattatatgatattaaatattataattatatcaTGGGGCTTTTAGTCTTACCGCCATGTCGTACTCGGTGATGTAGGCGGGAATTTCCAGCTGATCCTTGGTGATGGCCGAGTACAGGTGCTCCACACCCGGCAGCGAATGCACCTTGGCCTTGATGGCTGGCGCCATGAACGTGGTGAACCACCAGGTCATCATCTTAGTCCAGAAAGTGGGGTGCACTATGTAGAAGGCCTTCAGGTTCTTCTTGTATCTATAAGATATTACATTAACTTTTagtaaattgtattttctttaaGGTCTAGTAATGGGGCACTCACTTGTAAGGCAACACACTGTAGACCTCACGCAGCCAGTGCAGCGAGGGATAGTTGTTGGTGGATGTCAGCGTGTGGAAGTACGAGATGACATAGTCTCCTTTAACGATGGGATCCAGTAGCTTAATAAGATATAGCAAGGCCTGAGGAGCAGAGGGAAATTGGTGTCTTTTGATACAAGGGATCGCTTTCGAGTACTACCTTCTCAAGGTCGATGTTCTGGGCGGGGAACCACTTGCCGCAGAACACAATCACAGGCCGCCCCAGGCGGTCCACGCCGCTCTGGTAGAGACAACCGATGCCCGAGACCTCCGTCAAGTCCTCGACCTGAGCGCGACGCAAAAGGCGTTCGtatctggaagatagaaaagTCGGGGGTTAGTCAAGTTATCAAAAACTAACAAGAAAGTTATAAAATATCCTTGAAAATGTACTGCAATAATGTACATATAATAGTAGTAAAAGTATGATAGTATTTTTAGATGTTCatagaaatttataatatattccTAAAGATTACActgcaatattttaaatataatagtagtaatagtattttagtattgttgcaaaaatcaaaaaagtatttatataaaacattatatcaatttacataCAAAATCGAAGACCATCTACCAAATTATATAGAAATGGTGTAAGCTCTCCGTTTTTAAGGACTTTTATAAATTCTGTTTTAGTATTGTtgagtaaatatttattagaaaTTATTGTGGTAATAAAGCTGTACACCTTTCACtacttataaattatttatttacttcaCCCAGAAGACTTTGCAACTGCAGGTAATCTATTTAATTTATCTAAAAGCGCAGTAAGTACATATTTGCGTTGCCTTGATTTTCCCAGAATTATATCTTTTCCGAGTACACAAGAACGGCTAGCACGCATGGCCTGTTCCATTTCAGATTCCTTTCATTTTGTTTACTCTGCGGCCTCTGACTTTTCAAGTACTACGCATATAACTATTGACGCGGCGATTATGTGGAGCCCCCTTTGATTGGATTGCTTTAGGGAGGGGTAATAAGGGGGAGGTTCGATCGATTATTATGTGGCGTCACGCAGTTCCAGGCCATATAAGCATATAGTGACAGCCGTCTCTCTGCCCCACTGTCACGACCAGAAGCTGCTGTAAAGTCGCCTTGGCCGACTGCTTGGAATTCATTtcgcaaaaaacaaaaataaaaaacccaaCATCATGATTATCCGCCTGGCGAATTGTAAATTTGAAAGGCGTGCTAAGCGCATGTTTTAGCCGCCTTGCTTTTATTTCCCCAGTGTGCTAAATTCgagcaaatatttgccagataaaagtacaaaattagactgggaatgggaatggctAACCCAATTAAATGGGGAAATCTGCATTTAATTGGCTAGTGAACAAGTGCGCACATTGCCTGTGAGTCACTTTGAAAATCTCATAGAGAATCGATGGATCTACATATACAAAGCCTCTAAAAAAGTTGTGTTAAAGTGATTAACAGCTTTCCATGCCACACGCCGAAATACAAACTTTCGAGCTGGCTAATTGAACACCTCAGTCTCCGCTAAATGCGGACTAATATGACTCAATTTCAGGTGACTTAAGACTGTGATTAAGCAGAGTGATTTGGGAAGTGATTTGTGACGGGATCTGCTGCGATACTTTGTTTTGTTCTGCTCCTCGTGCCGCAGTAAACTCCGGTAGCAGCAACCGATAAGCCTTTTGCCACTGCAGCGTGATATCCAGATAAAGGCACAGATAGTGCCCAAATGTGACGCATTGTGACGCAGTCTTGGCCAACTCAATCTCAATCGCAATCTCGGAATCGGTGTTTGCCCAGctaaagatacagatacagatacagctgcggatgcggatgcaggTGGATTTTGTGGGTGGTGGCCCCAGAAGG is part of the Drosophila biarmipes strain raj3 chromosome 2R, RU_DBia_V1.1, whole genome shotgun sequence genome and encodes:
- the LOC108036370 gene encoding protein GDAP2 homolog isoform X2, with translation MINNSFEFSSDDDSDVSPHDMEGNSSDLECGARDMNGLSLNSYSSGLQAQLQLDLDRQHLLSDRPRTGVYENVISEGVEGIEHQERYERLLRRAQVEDLTEVSGIGCLYQSGVDRLGRPVIVFCGKWFPAQNIDLEKALLYLIKLLDPIVKGDYVISYFHTLTSTNNYPSLHWLREVYSVLPYKYKKNLKAFYIVHPTFWTKMMTWWFTTFMAPAIKAKVHSLPGVEHLYSAITKDQLEIPAYITEYDMATNGLHYFNPVPTAS
- the LOC108036370 gene encoding protein GDAP2 homolog isoform X3 gives rise to the protein MEGNSSDLECGARDMNGLSLNSYSSGLQAQLQLDLDRQHLLSDRPRTGVYENVISEGVEGIEHQERYERLLRRAQVEDLTEVSGIGCLYQSGVDRLGRPVIVFCGKWFPAQNIDLEKALLYLIKLLDPIVKGDYVISYFHTLTSTNNYPSLHWLREVYSVLPYKYKKNLKAFYIVHPTFWTKMMTWWFTTFMAPAIKAKVHSLPGVEHLYSAITKDQLEIPAYITEYDMATNGLHYFNPVPTAS
- the LOC108036371 gene encoding 2-acylglycerol O-acyltransferase 2-A isoform X1 yields the protein MHQVSGLRHLSMTYHSSGVLELLETLGDRPEEAGRAVDKYKYSCYTLEIACRCSAIAQSLETRRNSCFFCRRSVDFNMKIEWVPLRVPLERRLQTLATAFFTYTFFTLPITSCLAVAILLYYGGLIIRTLLLLYFVKIYVDYKKNCAVVEGNGSISWLFYRSIRRYRDYFPVELVKTAELPANKNYIVASFPHGILGTGTCINMSLDIEKWLELFPQVRPKIATLDHHFRTPFLRDILRWWGMVSVSKESLAYLLSKSNDPKHKDNRDGFTSNAVAVLVGGAQEAMETHPGKYILTLRNRKGFVKMAIRTGSSIVPSLSFGEVDIFDQVANPPDSALRRFQNVVKKFTGISPLLPKGRGIFNYNYGILPHRRRIVQVVGSPIDVIRSDSPDADYVDKIHAQVIEALEKMFEQYKEEYISDCQQSKLVIQ
- the LOC108036370 gene encoding protein GDAP2 homolog isoform X4, giving the protein MTMLEGMTSIDLGSSPMQETTGDMNDVLPDELMETPEERYERLLRRAQVEDLTEVSGIGCLYQSGVDRLGRPVIVFCGKWFPAQNIDLEKALLYLIKLLDPIVKGDYVISYFHTLTSTNNYPSLHWLREVYSVLPYKYKKNLKAFYIVHPTFWTKMMTWWFTTFMAPAIKAKVHSLPGVEHLYSAITKDQLEIPAYITEYDMATNGLHYFNPVPTAS
- the LOC108036371 gene encoding 2-acylglycerol O-acyltransferase 2-A isoform X2, which encodes MHQVSGLRHLSMTYHSSGVLELLETLGDRPEEAGRAVDKYKYSCYTLEIACRCSAIAQSLETRRNSCFFCRRSVDFNMKIEWVPLRVPLERRLQTLATAFFTYTFFTLPITSCLAVAILLYYGGLIIRTLLLLYFVKIYVDYKKNCAVVEGNGWLFYRSIRRYRDYFPVELVKTAELPANKNYIVASFPHGILGTGTCINMSLDIEKWLELFPQVRPKIATLDHHFRTPFLRDILRWWGMVSVSKESLAYLLSKSNDPKHKDNRDGFTSNAVAVLVGGAQEAMETHPGKYILTLRNRKGFVKMAIRTGSSIVPSLSFGEVDIFDQVANPPDSALRRFQNVVKKFTGISPLLPKGRGIFNYNYGILPHRRRIVQVVGSPIDVIRSDSPDADYVDKIHAQVIEALEKMFEQYKEEYISDCQQSKLVIQ